In a single window of the Roseiconus lacunae genome:
- a CDS encoding helix-turn-helix domain-containing protein, with protein sequence MSRRKKPFGEVLRKAREGRYSIRKFAELSGVSPTYLSQVEKGNVAPPTAERVKVMAELLDASADEWTALAGRVPDDLPSIIQSHPIEMPALIREADRLNDEQLKQVRSHIREIIETAK encoded by the coding sequence ATGAGTCGACGTAAGAAGCCATTCGGTGAGGTACTTCGGAAGGCTCGGGAGGGGCGCTACAGCATCCGAAAGTTCGCCGAATTGTCCGGTGTCAGCCCAACCTATCTTTCTCAAGTTGAAAAGGGGAACGTGGCGCCGCCTACCGCCGAACGCGTCAAAGTCATGGCGGAACTTCTCGACGCCAGCGCCGACGAATGGACCGCACTCGCTGGCCGAGTTCCTGACGATCTGCCGTCCATCATCCAAAGCCATCCTATCGAGATGCCTGCGTTGATTCGTGAGGCCGATCGTTTGAACGATGAGCAATTAAAGCAGGTTCGCAGCCACATTCGAGAGATTATTGAAACCGCAAAGTGA
- a CDS encoding radical SAM protein — MIELSALEYHLAHGCNLSCQQCSHYSNFRLAGAMPTPAEAKVEYEAWNLRILPKRFALLGGEPLLNPKLIEHLLLARECWPHSNLMLVTNGFFFDRHPDLPKTLVEVDCRLEVSQHGTHEAYLAKFRQAKQTVWRWREEYPGIQIKIRQSHQGWMRQYRIEDGKPMPFDSRPQAAYKICMQKTCTQLFKQRLWKCPALAYWSQLQQRLNLEDIPEWQLFRDYKACSSERSDAELLAFLRSEAIPQCGLCPSKRKPFRHPDPTQRSELR, encoded by the coding sequence ATGATCGAGCTGTCCGCTCTGGAATACCACCTTGCACACGGCTGCAATCTGTCATGCCAACAGTGCAGCCACTACAGCAACTTTCGATTGGCTGGAGCGATGCCCACGCCAGCCGAAGCAAAGGTTGAATACGAAGCTTGGAATCTGCGTATTCTGCCGAAACGGTTTGCCTTGCTCGGTGGTGAACCACTGCTGAACCCCAAGTTGATTGAGCATCTGCTCTTAGCGCGTGAATGCTGGCCACACTCGAACTTGATGCTTGTCACAAATGGCTTCTTCTTCGATCGGCATCCGGATTTGCCCAAGACCCTCGTTGAGGTCGATTGCCGGTTGGAAGTCAGTCAGCATGGGACGCACGAGGCATACCTCGCAAAATTTCGCCAAGCCAAACAAACCGTCTGGCGGTGGCGTGAAGAGTATCCGGGCATCCAGATCAAGATTCGGCAATCGCACCAAGGGTGGATGAGACAGTACCGAATTGAAGATGGCAAACCGATGCCGTTCGATTCGAGGCCGCAAGCTGCATACAAGATCTGCATGCAGAAGACCTGCACGCAGTTGTTCAAGCAGCGACTTTGGAAATGTCCGGCACTCGCTTATTGGTCCCAACTTCAACAGCGATTGAACCTAGAAGATATCCCTGAGTGGCAATTGTTCCGGGACTACAAAGCTTGCTCTTCCGAACGCAGCGATGCTGAACTCTTGGCCTTCCTTCGCTCAGAGGCAATTCCTCAATGTGGGCTCTGCCCAAGCAAGCGGAAGCCCTTTCGTCATCCCGATCCAACTCAAAGGAGTGAGCTTCGATGA
- a CDS encoding type I restriction endonuclease subunit R → MAITNINGEDRLVQATFADHLQDHCGWESVYAFNTETFGPTGSLGRSHEKDAVLVPDLKAAISRLNPDLPDHVQKQAFEKITQVDFSRTLVQHNQTFYDYIRGGVPVTWRDPATDEERNERAKVIDFADGETAGVPNNRFLAVRELKVQGLGVPHYNRRADIVCFVNGLPLVVIELKAVYRNIRQGFDDNLTDYMSPTSINHLFHHNVFLVVSNGDRAKYGSITSKWEHFAEWKRNDEKQKGELDAKVLLDGMLERRRFLDLVENFILFDASRPDGVRKIVARNHQVLGVNRAVASVFKQEELKERFPIQERLRYRMATVEMPERTTETSDDSLEYEHTADATMNVREASPRTMELPLVERAHPDLGRLGVFWHTQGSGKSYSMAFFAQKVRRKVPQSFTFVVMTDREDLDDQIFRTFVGCGVANEKTPRAGSGDELKELLQQSHRFVFSLVHKFNKDLKPDEPYSESDNIIVMSDEAHRTQAGKLARNMRLALPNASFIGFTGTPLFKRDHLTRRIFGSYVSKYDFKRSQEDHSTVRLVYENRGEKLGLARLDLNDRIAEKVAEADLDQDQTRLLEKLLGQDYEVITADDRLDKLADDFVEHCSTRWQSGKAMLVCVDKITCGRMLERIEPRWKRRIDELKAQLPIAEAQVAATSDPSLREKRTEELADLQARIAWMESTIIAINISEAQNEVRDFARWGIDIVPHRDLIKRGFTDASGKTLTLEDAFKKPEHPFRVAIVCAMWLTGFDVECLSTLYIDKPMKAHTLMQAIARANRVYPGKDCGVIVDYNGMLKSLRKALAQYAVGDDDATQPDEIAEPIENLVASLIDALEVVEGFLLELGFDVSRFVGATGFNRIEVIKDGVNAVCTTDETRRRFEIMARELFNRFRALATEPSIYTYAERHDNIEAIYKKLDEKRDTADVTALMKELHRIVNNAIRAAGPGEDHAEGLSIDLSEVDFEKLKEEFKRVPRRNIALRDIRDVIEQKLQAMITTNPLTMDYYRRYQEIIADYNREKDRTTVEQTFAALIALAESLDAEQQRTVEEGLTPEELAIFDLLKRDKLSQKDREKVKQASQSLLASIRELLAPMEHWTRNAQTQAEVETSILDWLFETLPRPPFNDKETNELAGRLYEHVWQQSEAGLMKSGVDES, encoded by the coding sequence ATGGCAATCACCAACATCAACGGCGAAGATCGCCTCGTACAGGCCACGTTTGCCGACCACTTGCAGGATCACTGCGGCTGGGAGAGCGTCTACGCCTTCAATACGGAAACGTTCGGTCCGACCGGATCGCTGGGACGCAGTCACGAGAAGGACGCCGTCCTTGTCCCCGATCTCAAAGCCGCGATCTCGCGATTAAACCCAGACCTGCCGGATCATGTTCAGAAGCAGGCATTTGAAAAGATCACCCAGGTCGACTTCTCAAGAACGCTCGTCCAACACAACCAGACGTTTTATGACTACATCCGCGGCGGCGTACCGGTCACTTGGCGAGACCCGGCTACGGACGAAGAACGCAATGAACGCGCAAAAGTAATCGACTTTGCCGACGGCGAAACAGCTGGCGTTCCCAACAATCGTTTCTTGGCGGTACGGGAATTAAAGGTTCAGGGGCTGGGCGTCCCGCACTATAACCGCCGCGCCGACATCGTCTGTTTCGTCAATGGATTGCCATTGGTGGTGATCGAGTTGAAAGCGGTCTATCGCAACATCCGTCAGGGCTTCGATGACAACCTAACGGATTATATGTCGCCGACGTCGATCAATCACTTGTTTCACCACAACGTATTCCTGGTCGTCAGCAATGGCGATCGAGCGAAGTACGGTTCGATCACCAGCAAGTGGGAGCATTTTGCCGAATGGAAGCGTAACGACGAAAAACAGAAGGGGGAGTTGGACGCAAAGGTTTTGTTGGATGGCATGCTGGAGCGAAGGCGTTTTTTGGACCTCGTCGAGAACTTCATTCTGTTCGACGCCAGCCGACCAGATGGTGTGCGGAAAATCGTTGCTCGAAATCACCAGGTTCTTGGTGTCAACCGTGCGGTTGCTTCCGTCTTCAAGCAAGAGGAACTGAAAGAACGGTTTCCCATTCAAGAACGCTTGCGATATCGAATGGCGACGGTGGAAATGCCGGAGCGGACCACGGAAACATCGGACGATTCGTTGGAGTACGAGCACACTGCCGATGCGACGATGAATGTCCGTGAAGCGTCACCACGAACGATGGAGTTGCCATTGGTTGAAAGGGCGCATCCGGACCTTGGTCGACTGGGAGTGTTCTGGCACACGCAAGGCAGCGGCAAGTCCTACTCTATGGCGTTTTTCGCGCAAAAGGTGCGACGCAAGGTCCCGCAGAGCTTTACGTTCGTCGTGATGACCGACCGCGAGGATTTGGACGACCAGATCTTTCGTACCTTCGTCGGCTGCGGCGTTGCTAACGAAAAGACTCCGCGAGCCGGATCTGGTGACGAACTCAAGGAATTGCTGCAGCAATCTCATCGCTTCGTCTTTAGCCTGGTTCACAAGTTTAATAAAGACCTCAAGCCGGATGAGCCGTATAGCGAGAGCGACAACATCATTGTGATGTCCGATGAAGCGCACCGAACACAGGCGGGCAAGTTAGCTCGCAATATGCGGCTTGCCTTGCCGAACGCATCGTTCATCGGCTTCACCGGCACGCCGCTTTTCAAGCGGGATCACCTGACACGGCGAATTTTCGGCAGCTACGTATCCAAGTATGACTTCAAGCGTTCTCAGGAAGACCATTCGACGGTCCGACTCGTGTACGAGAACCGAGGAGAAAAGCTGGGGCTAGCTCGGTTGGACCTGAATGATCGGATTGCTGAAAAGGTCGCCGAGGCCGACCTGGATCAGGACCAGACTCGCCTTCTCGAAAAGCTGCTCGGGCAAGACTATGAGGTCATCACAGCGGATGATCGGTTGGACAAGTTGGCCGATGATTTTGTCGAGCATTGCTCGACACGGTGGCAATCGGGCAAGGCAATGTTGGTCTGCGTTGACAAGATCACCTGCGGGCGAATGCTCGAGCGCATTGAACCACGCTGGAAACGTCGTATCGATGAGCTAAAAGCACAGTTGCCGATTGCGGAAGCTCAGGTCGCGGCAACCAGCGACCCAAGTTTACGGGAGAAGCGGACTGAAGAGCTGGCAGATCTGCAGGCTCGAATTGCCTGGATGGAATCGACCATCATCGCAATCAATATCAGCGAAGCGCAGAACGAAGTCCGTGATTTCGCTCGTTGGGGCATCGACATCGTTCCGCATCGTGATCTGATCAAACGCGGCTTTACCGACGCTTCAGGAAAAACACTGACACTCGAAGATGCCTTCAAGAAGCCGGAGCACCCTTTTCGTGTGGCAATCGTCTGTGCCATGTGGCTGACCGGCTTCGATGTCGAGTGTTTGTCAACGCTCTACATCGATAAACCAATGAAGGCTCACACCCTGATGCAAGCGATTGCGAGAGCCAATCGAGTTTATCCCGGCAAGGACTGCGGTGTCATCGTCGACTACAACGGGATGCTCAAAAGTCTACGAAAGGCACTCGCACAGTATGCGGTCGGCGACGACGATGCGACGCAGCCGGATGAGATCGCCGAGCCGATCGAGAATCTGGTCGCATCGCTGATCGACGCTCTGGAGGTTGTCGAAGGATTTCTATTGGAATTGGGCTTTGACGTCAGCCGGTTCGTCGGGGCCACGGGATTCAATCGCATCGAAGTCATCAAGGATGGTGTTAACGCCGTGTGTACGACCGACGAAACACGCCGCCGATTTGAAATCATGGCGAGGGAGCTGTTCAATCGCTTTCGGGCGCTGGCGACCGAGCCCAGCATCTATACCTATGCCGAACGGCACGACAACATCGAGGCAATCTACAAAAAGCTAGACGAGAAACGTGATACGGCCGACGTAACGGCCCTGATGAAAGAATTACACCGTATCGTCAACAACGCGATCCGTGCGGCCGGTCCCGGCGAGGATCATGCCGAGGGATTGTCCATCGACCTCAGCGAAGTCGATTTCGAGAAGCTGAAAGAAGAATTCAAACGAGTCCCCCGGCGAAATATTGCCTTGCGAGATATTCGCGATGTGATCGAGCAGAAACTTCAGGCCATGATCACGACGAATCCGTTGACGATGGATTACTACCGTCGCTACCAGGAGATCATCGCGGATTACAACCGAGAAAAAGATCGAACAACGGTTGAGCAGACGTTTGCTGCGTTGATCGCCCTGGCTGAAAGCCTAGATGCCGAGCAGCAGAGAACGGTTGAGGAAGGACTTACGCCGGAAGAGCTGGCAATCTTCGATTTGCTCAAACGCGACAAGCTCTCACAGAAGGATCGCGAGAAAGTGAAGCAGGCGAGCCAATCCCTTTTGGCAAGCATCCGCGAATTGCTGGCGCCGATGGAGCATTGGACCAGAAATGCGCAAACACAAGCTGAGGTCGAGACATCTATCTTGGATTGGTTGTTCGAAACCCTCCCTCGCCCACCGTTCAATGACAAAGAAACCAACGAGTTAGCAGGTCGTTTGTACGAGCACGTCTGGCAGCAGAGCGAGGCTGGACTGATGAAATCGGGAGTCGATGAATCATGA
- a CDS encoding ATP-binding protein — protein sequence MTDEGQELDVKSIRYAMDKHKDLDGLASDCVAFANASGGNILLGIEDGESLPPVGQKVPAQLIESIRKRIPQVTLNVHVVPQLVLADNGGEYIDIRIPGNQQSIGATSDGRYYLRVSDETKRLMPDDLGRLLADRNSLVWELSVVRRVPASQVEPEKLADFVRQIRASDRVTPFVKGKTDREILDHYLFVKDGYLTNLGVLWVGRREDRAALLHAPVIQCMKFDENERKVAKWVWDDYSRNPQELIQAVWDEIPDWSYSDEFPAGLFRKNVPHYDEVVVRELLANALVHRPYSQRGDIFINLYPDRLEIHNPGLLPIGVTPRNILHTSSQRNPHLARVFYDLKLMEREGSGYDRMYEVLLASGKKPPIVSEGNDRVVATVRKHIARREIVDFMVKVHQTFFPTQKELITLGLIAQHESLTAMELASLLELKDSVELRPWLGNLRDWGLVRSRGQTKATTYFIEPDVLRRLAFEGATSLKGIEKPRLQALILQDIGIYQEVRIGELHQRIGSEIPRRTIQRELADMVADGRLLAIGDRGARRYRIAPNPAESGEFGAIPET from the coding sequence ATGACGGACGAAGGCCAAGAACTCGATGTGAAGTCCATTCGTTATGCAATGGACAAACACAAAGACCTTGATGGCTTGGCCAGCGATTGCGTTGCTTTCGCAAACGCCTCGGGCGGGAACATTTTGCTGGGAATTGAAGATGGAGAGAGCCTGCCGCCAGTCGGACAAAAGGTGCCAGCGCAACTGATTGAATCGATCCGGAAGCGTATCCCGCAAGTCACGTTAAACGTTCACGTGGTGCCTCAATTGGTCCTCGCCGATAACGGTGGTGAGTACATCGACATTCGCATTCCGGGCAACCAGCAAAGCATCGGCGCTACGTCCGATGGACGATACTACCTTCGAGTCTCGGACGAGACGAAACGCTTGATGCCCGACGACTTGGGGCGTTTGCTCGCAGACCGAAACTCGCTCGTCTGGGAATTGAGTGTCGTTCGTCGCGTTCCGGCCTCGCAGGTTGAGCCCGAGAAGCTGGCAGACTTTGTCAGACAGATTCGAGCCTCGGATCGTGTCACACCGTTTGTGAAAGGCAAGACCGACCGGGAGATCCTCGATCACTACCTATTTGTCAAAGACGGTTACCTGACGAATCTTGGAGTGCTTTGGGTCGGCCGCCGCGAGGATCGCGCGGCGCTGCTGCATGCTCCAGTCATCCAGTGCATGAAGTTCGATGAGAATGAACGGAAAGTAGCCAAGTGGGTGTGGGACGATTACAGCCGGAACCCGCAGGAGTTGATTCAAGCGGTCTGGGACGAGATTCCCGACTGGAGTTACAGCGATGAATTCCCGGCCGGCTTATTTCGCAAAAACGTGCCGCATTACGACGAAGTGGTCGTACGCGAGTTGCTTGCCAATGCGCTCGTCCATCGGCCTTATTCGCAGCGGGGCGACATCTTCATCAATCTCTATCCCGATCGGCTTGAGATTCACAACCCAGGCTTGTTGCCGATCGGTGTGACTCCGCGAAACATCTTGCATACGTCGAGCCAGCGGAACCCGCATTTGGCCAGGGTCTTCTACGACCTAAAACTGATGGAACGCGAGGGCAGCGGATATGACCGGATGTACGAAGTGCTGCTCGCGAGCGGAAAGAAACCGCCGATCGTCAGTGAAGGGAACGATCGTGTCGTTGCGACGGTTCGAAAACACATCGCTCGCCGCGAAATCGTTGACTTTATGGTCAAAGTTCATCAGACGTTCTTTCCAACGCAAAAGGAACTGATCACGCTGGGGTTGATCGCTCAGCACGAATCGTTGACGGCTATGGAACTGGCGAGCTTGTTGGAGTTGAAGGATTCGGTTGAGCTACGACCTTGGCTTGGAAATTTGCGTGACTGGGGACTGGTCCGTTCGCGTGGCCAAACTAAAGCGACGACATACTTCATTGAACCGGATGTGCTGCGTCGGCTGGCGTTTGAGGGCGCGACGTCCTTGAAGGGAATCGAAAAGCCCCGGCTCCAAGCGTTGATTCTGCAAGATATCGGGATTTATCAGGAGGTCCGTATAGGCGAACTGCACCAGCGTATCGGCAGTGAAATCCCACGGAGGACGATTCAGCGGGAATTGGCGGATATGGTTGCTGATGGGCGACTCTTGGCGATTGGCGACCGCGGGGCCCGAAGATACCGGATTGCGCCAAATCCGGCCGAATCAGGGGAATTTGGCGCAATCCCAGAGACGTAA
- a CDS encoding type I restriction-modification system subunit M, giving the protein MDGSSFADIEKLEADLWSAADNLRANSKLTSSDYFMPVLGIIFLRHAENRFVAATEQIEADKAAGRMPKRKVIDQDYVRRRALPLPEQARFDWIMRMATSGEKPLPALVTEAMRAIEKKFAPLQGVLPKDYGIFESQVLEDLMRLFNSEQIKQATGDVFGRIYEYFLARFSIQKAHDNGEFFTPSSLVQMLVNVIEPNHGKVFDPACGSGGMFVQSSHFIEHEGGDTAKSVVFYGQEKNPDTIRIAKMNLAVHGLTGEIGEAITYYQDQHNLVGEADFVMANPPFNVDLVDAERIKTDTDRLPFGLPGVNKQKKVSNGNYLWISYFWSYLSETGRAGFVMSSQASSAGHGEKDVRERIVRTGDVDVMMSIRSGFFYTRQVPCELWFIDRGKPDEHRDHVLMIDARNVYRKVNRTINDFSPEQMANLSSIVWLYRGQKDRFISLVQRYLKSIREETGTVEPLAAELDSVMDSLRDGVDSFLTNLAETKHIKAEQKEPIGSAASEVTEADDAYRKDRKALLKDLHKQLKSFTVKTPATTKPQLNAIEKFAPLAERVRGLVKQIDLLCKLVGRVHPLVVALLSDASDEAKKELEYDRRAVSRQLKQLDEIRVRLIAQLRRGVYFYRQAVWLLERFPDGKLADVPGLVKLVSRKDVEDAEWSLTPGRYVGVVPAEVDEDFDFEQTMQDIHTELADLNEEAIELAAKIQANYQEMVV; this is encoded by the coding sequence ATGGATGGAAGCTCGTTTGCGGATATTGAGAAGCTGGAAGCGGACCTTTGGTCGGCGGCGGACAATTTACGCGCGAACTCGAAGCTCACCTCCAGCGATTATTTCATGCCTGTGTTGGGCATCATCTTTCTTCGCCACGCGGAAAACCGGTTTGTTGCTGCGACCGAGCAGATCGAAGCCGACAAGGCCGCCGGCCGAATGCCGAAACGGAAGGTCATCGACCAGGATTACGTCCGCCGCCGCGCTTTGCCGTTACCGGAGCAAGCTCGTTTCGACTGGATCATGCGGATGGCCACGAGCGGTGAGAAACCGCTCCCGGCCCTGGTGACGGAAGCGATGCGGGCGATCGAGAAGAAGTTCGCTCCGCTGCAAGGTGTGTTGCCGAAAGACTACGGCATCTTCGAATCGCAGGTACTCGAAGATTTGATGCGGCTGTTCAACAGCGAACAGATCAAGCAGGCGACGGGCGATGTTTTCGGCCGGATTTACGAGTACTTCCTGGCTCGTTTCTCCATTCAGAAAGCTCACGACAACGGCGAGTTCTTCACGCCATCGTCCCTGGTTCAGATGCTGGTCAATGTCATCGAGCCGAACCACGGCAAAGTCTTCGACCCAGCGTGTGGCAGCGGCGGCATGTTCGTCCAGTCCAGCCACTTTATCGAACACGAAGGCGGCGATACGGCGAAGAGCGTGGTGTTCTATGGTCAAGAAAAGAACCCGGACACCATCCGCATCGCCAAGATGAACCTGGCGGTACACGGATTGACCGGGGAGATTGGCGAAGCAATCACCTATTACCAAGATCAGCACAACTTGGTCGGCGAAGCGGACTTCGTGATGGCCAATCCTCCGTTCAACGTCGATCTGGTCGATGCCGAGCGGATCAAGACCGATACCGATCGATTGCCCTTCGGACTGCCGGGCGTCAACAAACAAAAGAAAGTGTCCAACGGGAACTACCTGTGGATCTCGTATTTCTGGAGTTACCTGAGCGAGACCGGTCGAGCTGGTTTCGTAATGTCGTCGCAGGCGTCCAGCGCCGGCCACGGTGAAAAGGATGTTCGCGAGCGGATCGTTCGCACCGGCGACGTCGACGTGATGATGTCGATTCGCTCCGGATTCTTCTACACTCGCCAAGTTCCGTGCGAGCTGTGGTTCATTGATCGAGGCAAACCGGACGAACATCGCGACCACGTGCTGATGATCGATGCCCGCAATGTGTATCGCAAAGTCAATCGAACCATCAACGACTTTTCGCCCGAACAGATGGCGAATCTGTCGTCGATCGTGTGGCTCTATCGGGGGCAGAAAGATCGCTTCATTTCGCTTGTCCAGCGGTATCTCAAATCGATCCGTGAAGAAACGGGCACGGTTGAGCCACTGGCCGCCGAACTGGACTCCGTGATGGATAGTCTCCGCGATGGGGTTGATTCTTTTCTGACGAATCTAGCCGAAACCAAACACATCAAGGCTGAGCAGAAAGAGCCGATCGGATCCGCCGCTAGCGAAGTGACCGAAGCTGACGACGCGTATCGAAAGGATCGCAAGGCGTTACTGAAGGATCTCCATAAGCAACTCAAGAGTTTTACAGTGAAGACGCCGGCAACCACAAAGCCGCAATTAAACGCAATCGAAAAATTTGCACCGCTGGCGGAACGCGTTCGAGGTTTGGTGAAACAGATTGATTTGCTGTGCAAGCTGGTTGGTCGCGTTCACCCGTTAGTCGTGGCGTTGTTGTCGGATGCCAGCGACGAAGCTAAAAAGGAGTTGGAATACGATCGGCGCGCTGTCAGTCGCCAGCTAAAGCAGCTCGATGAGATTCGGGTGCGGCTGATCGCTCAGCTTAGGAGGGGCGTCTATTTCTACCGTCAAGCCGTGTGGTTGCTCGAGCGATTCCCGGACGGCAAGTTGGCCGACGTCCCCGGTTTGGTAAAGCTGGTTTCGCGTAAAGACGTCGAAGACGCCGAATGGAGTCTGACGCCGGGACGCTACGTAGGCGTCGTTCCGGCTGAAGTCGATGAAGATTTCGACTTCGAACAGACCATGCAAGACATCCACACCGAGCTGGCGGACCTGAATGAGGAAGCGATTGAGTTAGCGGCGAAGATTCAAGCGAACTATCAGGAGATGGTCGTTTGA
- a CDS encoding glycosyltransferase: protein MRDQVTFCIKTIHRPQCCAALVRSIHEHCGSNRPAIHVLDDGKPELRFSANCPAETGMVDELIETEYDIGLSAGRNRLLDSGNSPTVVFTDDDHLVTARTRLPELVDKLKRNNDIDLLAALSNNDERPRLLRSNGTRLRIHRGSLKQRGSIRWCHYVGNCFVAYRDILQAIRWDEELKVEEHWDFFWRCKLAGVNVAVDVDHSFKHEHVDPPGYQRHRPQFLKRGLDKHGLEKVIWR from the coding sequence ATGCGTGACCAAGTTACCTTCTGCATTAAGACCATTCACCGTCCGCAATGCTGTGCAGCTTTGGTGCGAAGTATCCATGAACACTGTGGATCGAATCGGCCGGCGATTCATGTTCTAGATGACGGAAAGCCAGAGCTTCGCTTCTCGGCAAACTGCCCCGCCGAAACGGGAATGGTGGATGAGCTGATCGAAACGGAATATGACATCGGTTTGTCTGCTGGTCGCAATCGCTTGCTCGACTCTGGTAACTCGCCGACTGTTGTGTTTACGGACGACGATCATCTGGTGACCGCGCGGACGCGATTGCCGGAACTGGTCGACAAACTGAAGCGGAACAATGACATCGATCTGCTCGCTGCGCTTAGCAATAACGACGAGCGACCACGGTTGCTTCGTAGCAACGGAACACGATTGCGAATCCATCGCGGTTCGCTGAAGCAACGCGGTTCAATTCGATGGTGCCATTACGTTGGCAATTGCTTTGTCGCCTATCGAGACATCCTGCAGGCGATCCGCTGGGATGAGGAACTCAAGGTTGAAGAGCACTGGGACTTCTTCTGGCGTTGCAAACTGGCCGGCGTGAATGTTGCGGTCGATGTTGACCATTCTTTCAAGCACGAGCACGTTGATCCGCCTGGTTACCAACGTCATCGTCCTCAGTTCCTAAAACGTGGCCTCGATAAGCACGGACTGGAGAAGGTGATCTGGCGATGA
- a CDS encoding restriction endonuclease subunit S, giving the protein MRLDELGHVSRGRSRHRPRDAEHLYGGPHPFVQTGDIKSAQLYLNRFTQTYSDAGLAQSKKWPVNTLCITIAANIAETAILGIEACFPDSVIGFVADDEVSDVRFIKYKLDVVKQEFQKVSQGAAQANLSQQKLLSIPLSVPPVSVQKDIADRLSAYDDLIENNRRRMELLEASARHLYEEWFVRLRFPGHEHTPIKDGVPKGWVTRPLSDCSTFSSGGTPRKSNAEYWDGDIPWISSGEMTHWRLHDSERRVTSEGSENGTRLVPPGTILAVVRGMSLAKEFRIAMCSRSMTFNQDLKAITANEDVRPLFLYSALIAQREVIRDRSTEASHGTKKLDTAVLSSTPIPVPPMAIQDAYCEYVSPMHELWDRCWSQNTKLKAARDHLLPRLMSGEVPV; this is encoded by the coding sequence ATGCGACTCGATGAACTAGGTCACGTGTCCCGCGGACGATCGCGTCATCGTCCCCGTGACGCAGAGCATTTATACGGAGGTCCTCATCCATTTGTGCAAACCGGCGATATCAAATCGGCGCAGCTTTATTTGAATCGATTTACTCAAACATACAGTGATGCAGGGCTCGCACAGAGCAAGAAGTGGCCGGTAAACACGCTGTGCATCACAATCGCTGCTAATATTGCTGAAACCGCGATCCTTGGAATCGAAGCGTGTTTTCCGGACAGTGTCATTGGTTTTGTAGCCGACGACGAAGTCTCGGACGTACGCTTCATTAAATACAAATTGGACGTAGTCAAGCAGGAATTCCAGAAGGTGTCGCAAGGCGCGGCTCAGGCCAACTTAAGTCAGCAGAAGCTACTGTCGATTCCGCTATCGGTACCTCCGGTCAGTGTTCAAAAGGATATCGCTGACCGTCTCTCCGCGTACGACGATTTAATCGAGAACAATCGTCGTCGGATGGAGTTACTCGAAGCGTCGGCCCGGCACCTGTACGAAGAGTGGTTTGTCCGCCTCCGCTTTCCCGGCCACGAACACACGCCTATCAAAGACGGTGTGCCCAAGGGATGGGTCACTCGACCGCTTTCCGACTGTTCAACGTTTTCATCCGGTGGGACACCCAGGAAGAGCAACGCGGAATATTGGGATGGGGATATTCCGTGGATCAGTTCTGGCGAAATGACTCATTGGCGGCTACACGATTCTGAACGTCGCGTCACATCAGAAGGCTCGGAGAACGGCACGCGGCTTGTTCCCCCAGGGACGATTCTTGCGGTCGTGCGTGGTATGTCGTTGGCTAAGGAATTTAGAATCGCGATGTGTAGTCGCTCGATGACTTTCAACCAGGATCTAAAGGCCATTACTGCCAATGAGGATGTCAGACCGCTTTTTCTGTACTCAGCGCTGATAGCCCAACGCGAGGTGATTCGTGACCGATCCACCGAGGCATCTCACGGCACAAAGAAGCTTGACACGGCCGTGCTGTCATCGACGCCAATCCCCGTTCCTCCGATGGCAATTCAGGATGCTTATTGTGAGTACGTGTCACCAATGCACGAACTTTGGGATCGGTGTTGGTCGCAGAATACCAAACTCAAGGCCGCCCGCGATCACTTGCTTCCACGGTTGATGAGTGGAGAGGTGCCGGTATGA